Proteins encoded together in one Juglans regia cultivar Chandler chromosome 9, Walnut 2.0, whole genome shotgun sequence window:
- the LOC108992310 gene encoding CASP-like protein 2D1, with product MRSDLDANAPNSIDDDLPKLKFLDCSLRVCAIPLSAATIWLTVTNRQDNSSYGKLEFSNIVGLQYMVCISAICACYSFIAAISLWVRGLVAKAWLFFVSDQIVAYLLVTSGAAVLEILYLAYNGDREITWSEACSSYGRFCSRMKLALILHALALWCFIVLAIISAYRTFIMFEPPCLPSKEAEEEIA from the exons ATGAGATCAGATCTTGACGCCAATGCACCCAACTCCATTGACGACGACCTCCCAAAGCTTAAGTTCCTAGACTGTTCTCTTAGAGTCTGTGCAATTCCTCTTAGTGCTGCAACCATCTGGCTGACTGTGACAAATCGGCAGGATAATAGCAGCTATGGGAAACTGGAGTTCAGCAATATTGTCGGCCTCCA GTACATGGTTTGCATCAGTGCTATTTGTGCTTGTTATTCTTTTATTGCTGCTATTTCCTTGTGGGTCAGAGGCTTGGTAGCGAAAGCTTGGCTCTTCTTTGTCTCCGACCAG ATTGTAGCTTACTTATTAGTCACATCCGGGGCAGCAGTGTTGGAGATACTGTACTTAGCCTACAATGGTGACAGAGAAATCACATGGAGTGAAGCCTGTAGTTCCTACGGAAGGTTTTGCAGTAGAATGAAGCTAGCTTTAATTCTCCATGCCTTGGCTCTTTGGTGCTTCATTGTTCTCGCTATAATCTCAGCTTATAGGACTTTTATCATGTTTGAGCCTCCTTGCCTCCCTTCTAAAGAGGCGGAAGAAGAAATAGCTTAA
- the LOC108993843 gene encoding autophagy-related protein 8C-like: protein MAKCSFKLEHPLERRQAEAARIREKYPDRIPVIVEKADRSDIPDIDKKKYLVPADLTVGQFVYVVRKRIKLSAEKAIFIFVKNILPPTAAMMSAIYEENRDEDGFLYMTYSGENTFGTF, encoded by the exons ATGGCCAAATGTTCCTTCAAGCTCGAACATCCActcg AAAGGAGGCAGGCAGAAGCTGCTCGAATCAGGGAGAAGTATCCTGATAGAATACCG GTTATTGTGGAGAAGGCTGATCGTAGTGACATACCTGACATTGACAAGAAGAA GTATCTAGTTCCTGCTGATCTAACTGTTGGGCAGTTTGTATATGTGGTCCGTAAGAGGATAAAACTCAGCGCTGAGAAGGCTATATTTATCTTTGTTAAGAACATCTTGCCGCCAACCg CTGCCATGATGTCTGCAATTTACGAGGAAAACAGAGACGAGGATGGTTTCCTTTACATGACCTATAGTGGCGAGAACACTTTTGGAACATTCTGA
- the LOC108993858 gene encoding transcription factor MYB97 produces the protein MIASGGGGNNNNNVNNTGGQSDGGGSTGSSAGAGGAEGSGGGGGIALKKGPWTAVEDGILTEYVRKYGEGNWNAVQRNSGLARCGKSCRLRWANHLRPNLKKGAFSPEEERLILQLHAKYGNKWARMASQLPGRTDNEIKNYWNTRVKRRLRQGLPLYPHDIQPSSNSQSQSQPNTPAIHTSSAPTTPTTPTNSTFHFHSHHHPSFTLSPTPPPHSPLSPSHQSLSPQPFNTSTITPSSFTFQRPPPILGTPIRFKRYRDSTGFSLPMASTTQSNTSPLGHHALTQLPDITSFQFPMTFSDSSPQLLTTGQSELHQLVSPVSAYSLKQELPSNQLSSHSPQAGMSEFTIDAKFNAAASQGSGNGLLEDMLEEAQALAASSHGLMTHSFLEEKRVFEGFKHWEGSNSISSSPGVKPQVESGVLLNSMQEDLSKLFNVMPSNIQVPDWYSDSGEISNGQSSGVTDDNIGIDMQHIASIFPVAASTDHSRTPGSCTWDNLPGIC, from the exons ATGATAGCCAGCGGCGGCGGCggtaacaacaacaacaatgtCAACAACACCGGCGGTCAGAGCGATGGAGGTGGTTCAACGGGATCGAGTGCCGGGGCAGGTGGGGCCGAGGGtagtggaggtggaggagggaTCGCCCTGAAAAAGGGCCCATGGACGGCGGTGGAGGACGGGATTCTCACGGAGTACGTGAGGAAGTACGGGGAAGGGAACTGGAACGCTGTGCAGAGGAACTCCGGGCTCGCCCGCTGCGGCAAGAGCTGTAGGCTCCGATGGGCTAACCACCTCAGGCCCAATCTCAAGAAAGGTGCCTTCTCCCCCGAAGAGGAGCGGCTCATTCTTCAGCTCCACGCTAAGTATGGCAACAAATGGGCTCGTATGGCCTCTCAG TTACCTGGACGAACAGACAACGAAATCAAGAACTACTGGAACACCAGGGTGAAGCGGCGCCTGCGGCAAGGCCTCCCTCTCTATCCACACGACATTCAACCATCCTCCAACTCCCAATCCCAATCCCAACCAAACACTCCGGCCATCCACACTTCTTCAGCTCCAACCACACCCACTACCCCAACCAACTCAACCTTCCATTTCCACTCCCACCACCACCCTTCTTTCACTCTCTCCCCGACCCCACCTCCCCACTCTCCCCTCTCCCCTTCTCACCAATCCCTCTCCCCACAACCCTTCAACACCAGCACCATCACCCCCTCCTCCTTCACCTTCCAACGGCCCCCTCCGATCCTAGGCACTCCCATTCGCTTCAAGCGCTACCGTGACTCAACCGGTTTCTCGCTACCCATGGCGTCAACGACACAAAGTAATACCAGTCCTCTGGGCCACCATGCATTGACCCAGTTGCCCGATATTACTTCCTTTCAGTTCCCAATGACTTTTAGCGACAGTTCGCCGCAGCTTCTGACGACCGGCCAGTCAGAACTGCACCAACTGGTGTCGCCGGTCTCTGCTTATTCTCTTAAGCAGGAACTCCCTTCAAACCAATTATCATCGCATTCTCCTCAGGCTGGGATGTCGGAGTTTACCATCGACGCAAAGTTTAATGCGGCTGCCAGTCAGGGCAGCGGTAATGGGTTGTTGGAGGACATGTTGGAGGAGGCTCAGGCATTGGCAGCGTCCAGCCACGGTTTGATGACACACAGTTTTTTGGAAGAAAAGCGTGTGTTTGAGGGGTTCAAGCATTGGGAGGGTTCCAATTCAATTTCTTCCTCTCCCG GAGTGAAACCACAGGTAGAATCAGGAGTTCTGTTAAACTCCATGCAGGAAGACTTGTCGAAGTTGTTCAATGTTATGCCTTCCAACATTCAAGTCCCGGATTGGTACAGTGATAGTGGGGAAATCTCCAATGGCCAATCTTCAGGTGTAACAGACGATAATATCGGGATCGACATGCAACATATAGCTTCGATTTTTCCTGTTGCTGCCTCAACAGACCACAGTAGAACCCCTGGCTCCTGCACTTGGGACAACTTGCCTGGAATTTGCTAG
- the LOC108993865 gene encoding uncharacterized protein LOC108993865 isoform X1 has translation MGQIVKRKKKGRPSKADLARRAVESAAAPEPDIRRSLRRRNVRYNIDYDDYLDEDDDDDEEEDQRRREKKLKLVVKLNQGSESPSRAHTVARDSHASEDECERKPLKKRSISNGRDDDDDEQDEDDDQGDVEDDEERGRKVDLKELDSAPGTPTDPRSGVPLPDKKTLELILDKLQKKDTYGVYAEPVDPEELPDYHDVIDHPMDFATVRKKLANGSYSTLEQFENDVFLICSNAIQYNAPDTIYYRQARSIQELAMKKFERLRIEVDRSEKELKSEQKTRSNSLIKKPGKKPFCRTSQEPVGSDFSTGATLATLGDVQNGFNTNQGGGCERPSNTDVVVEGNPSLIDTNLEKAEDLSSGKGLLSKLGRKQFVHDDNRRATYNNSNQPAVISDLIFTTFEGELKQLIAQVGLPAEYSYARSLARFAATLGPVAWKVASQRIEQALPAGCKFGRGWVGEYEPLQTPVLMLENCPQKEPGLSPKLMSNAELRKDGKTKTRVSAKELPVIGPTSSTKQSSSGPAGAHTSAGKLYVSGTAGNKLSTPDNAIFQKQNPLSRSLSTPENRVIKQFELNSLPSAHQNNAELLAEKQFSSNSGVADSRSKEPVLRSINLLQSEPIKQPDKDGIVTRQTNGKITNNDLNSKMSGPSSDATLNHMARGTNFPHGQEQGLSDPVQLMRILSERAQMQQKSSNQSSVETAQVMPSVPSVRRVDSGNAAAAAARAWMSIGAGGFKQATENSSFPKTPISASPSYNPTREFRPQISQMRAEFPLSGGMQSQSERNSFPTAFAPQPVRMGNEAQLPNRPIVFPQLAPADLSRFQVQYPWQSLSPRTQPRPKQEALPPDLNIGFQSPGSPARPSSGVLVDSQQPDLALQL, from the exons atggGCCAGAtcgtgaagaggaagaagaaagggagGCCATCGAAGGCAGATCTAGCGCGCCGAGCTGTCGAGTCGGCGGCTGCGCCCGAGCCGGACATCCGGCGGAGCCTCCGGCGACGAAATGTGAGGTACAACATCGACTACGACGATTACCTGGACGAGGACGACGATGACGACGAGGAGGAGGACCAGAGGAGGAGGGAGAAGAAGCTCAAGTTAGTGGTGAAGCTGAACCAAGGGAGCGAGTCACCCAGTCGGGCTCACACGGTGGCGCGTGATTCGCACGCTTCGGAGGACGAGTGCGAGCGTAAGCCATTGAAGAAGAGGAGTATCAGCAATGGTCgggatgatgacgatgatgaacAAGACGAAGATGATGACCAGGGTGATGTCGAGGATGATGAG GAAAGAGGGAGGAAGGTGGACTTGAAGGAGCTCGATTCTGCCCCAG GGACGCCAACCGATCCTCGGTCTGGGGTTCCATTGCCTGACAAGAAGACACTGGAGTTGATTCTTGACAAACTTCAGAA GAAAGACACGTATGGTGTGTATGCAGAACCGGTTGATCCCGAGGAG CTTCCCGATTATCACGATGTGATTGATCATCCTATGGACTTTGCCACGGTGAGGAAGAAGTTGGCAAATGGATCGTACTCTACCTTGGAACAATTTGAG AATGATGTCTTCCTAATTTGCTCAAATGCAATCCAATATAATGCGCCGGACACCATATACTATAGACAG GCTCGTTCCATACAAGAATTGGCAATGAAGAAATTCGAGAGGCTAAGGATTGAAGTTGACCGGTCTGAGAAAGAGTTGAAGTCGGAGCAGAAAACAAGATCCAATTCCTTAATCAAGAAGCCTGGGAAGAAGCCATTCTGCCGAACCTCACAGGAGCCTGTTGGCTCTGATTTCTCCACCGGCGCCACTCTTGCCACCCTTGGAGATGTACAGAATGGTTTCAATACAAACCAAGGTGGTGGTTGTGAGAGGCCCAGTAACACCGATGTTGTTGTGGAGGGTAATCCTTCCCTAATTGATACTAATCTTGAGAAGGCAGAAGACTTATCATCAG GGAAGGGTCTACTCTCTAAATTGGGAAGGAAGCAATTTGTGCACGATGATAACCGCCGTGCAACTTATAACAATTCCAATCAGCCGGCAGTTATATCAGACTTGATATTTACAACCTTTGAGGGTGAACTTAAGCAGTTGATTGCT CAGGTCGGGCTTCCTGCGGAATATTCGTATGCTAGGAGCTTGGCTCGTTTTGCTGCAACTCTTGGACCTGTTGCCTGGAAAGTTGCCTCTCAGAGAATTGAGCAGGCATTACCTGCTGGGTGCAAATTTGGTCGTGGTTGGGTTGGAGAGTATGAGCCACTTCAAACTCCTGTACTAATGCTCGAGAATTGCCCCCAGAAAGAACCTGGTTTAAGTCCAAAGTTGATGTCTAATGCTGAATTaagaaaagatggaaaaactaAGACTCGTGTTTCTGCTAAGGAGCTTCCTGTAATTGGGCCTACTTCGTCTACAAAACAATCTTCATCTGGTCCAGCTGGTGCTCATACTTCAGCAGGGAAATTATATGTCTCTGGCACTGCTGGAAATAAACTGAGTACACCTGATAATGCCATTTTCCAGAAGCAAAATCCACTATCTAGGAGTCTTTCCACGCCTGAAAATAGGGTTATTAAGCAATTTGAATTGAACTCTTTGCCCTCTGCCCATCAAAATAATGCTGAGCTTCTTGCTGAAAAGCAGTTCTCAAGTAATTCAGGAGTAGCAGATTCGAGGTCCAAAGAACCAGTATTGAGAAGCATAAATCTTCTGCAGTCTGAACCGATTAAGCAGCCTGATAAGGATGGAATTGTTACTCGACAAACAAATGGAAAAATCACCAACAACGATTTGAACAGTAAGATGAGTGGTCCATCTTCTGATGCCACACTGAATCACATGGCTAGAGGAACGAACTTTCCCCATGGACAGGAGCAGGGTCTTAGTGACCCAGTTCAATTGATGAGAATTTTGTCAGAAAGGGCCCAGATGCAACAGAAATCTTCAAATCAATCGTCAGTTGAAACCGCACAAGTCATGCCCTCAGTTCCATCTGTAAGGAGAGTTGACTCAGGCAATGCCGCAGCAGCAGCTGCCCGGGCATGGATGTCCATAGGGGCTGGAGGTTTTAAACAAGCGACAGAAAATTCCAGCTTCCCCAAAACTCCAATTTCTGCTAGTCCATCATACAACCCAACTCGGGAATTCCGTCCACAAATTTCCCAAATGCGGGCAGAGTTTCCTCTTTCAGGGGGGATGCAATCTCAGTCTGAGAGGAACTCTTTTCCCACGGCATTTGCACCACAACCTGTTCGCATGGGCAATGAAGCACAACTCCCAAACCGACCTATAGTTTTCCCTCAATTAGCCCCAGCTGACTTGTCTAGGTTTCAGGTGCAGTACCCTTGGCAAAGTCTCAGTCCTCGTACACAACCAAGGCCTAAACAGGAGGCACTTCCTCCAGACTTGAATATTGGTTTCCAGTCTCCAGGGTCTCCAGCAAGACCATCTTCTGGTGTTCTTGTTGATTCCCAGCAGCCAGACCTGGCTTTGCAACTCTGA
- the LOC108993865 gene encoding uncharacterized protein LOC108993865 isoform X2, whose protein sequence is MGQIVKRKKKGRPSKADLARRAVESAAAPEPDIRRSLRRRNVRYNIDYDDYLDEDDDDDEEEDQRRREKKLKLVVKLNQGSESPSRAHTVARDSHASEDECERKPLKKRSISNGRDDDDDEQDEDDDQGDVEDDEERGRKVDLKELDSAPGTPTDPRSGVPLPDKKTLELILDKLQKKDTYGVYAEPVDPEELPDYHDVIDHPMDFATVRKKLANGSYSTLEQFENDVFLICSNAIQYNAPDTIYYRQARSIQELAMKKFERLRIEVDRSEKELKSEQKTRSNSLIKKPGKKPFCRTSQEPVGSDFSTGATLATLGDVQNGFNTNQGGGCERPSNTDVVVEGNPSLIDTNLEKAEDLSSGKGLLSKLGRKQFVHDDNRRATYNNSNQPAVISDLIFTTFEGELKQLIAVGLPAEYSYARSLARFAATLGPVAWKVASQRIEQALPAGCKFGRGWVGEYEPLQTPVLMLENCPQKEPGLSPKLMSNAELRKDGKTKTRVSAKELPVIGPTSSTKQSSSGPAGAHTSAGKLYVSGTAGNKLSTPDNAIFQKQNPLSRSLSTPENRVIKQFELNSLPSAHQNNAELLAEKQFSSNSGVADSRSKEPVLRSINLLQSEPIKQPDKDGIVTRQTNGKITNNDLNSKMSGPSSDATLNHMARGTNFPHGQEQGLSDPVQLMRILSERAQMQQKSSNQSSVETAQVMPSVPSVRRVDSGNAAAAAARAWMSIGAGGFKQATENSSFPKTPISASPSYNPTREFRPQISQMRAEFPLSGGMQSQSERNSFPTAFAPQPVRMGNEAQLPNRPIVFPQLAPADLSRFQVQYPWQSLSPRTQPRPKQEALPPDLNIGFQSPGSPARPSSGVLVDSQQPDLALQL, encoded by the exons atggGCCAGAtcgtgaagaggaagaagaaagggagGCCATCGAAGGCAGATCTAGCGCGCCGAGCTGTCGAGTCGGCGGCTGCGCCCGAGCCGGACATCCGGCGGAGCCTCCGGCGACGAAATGTGAGGTACAACATCGACTACGACGATTACCTGGACGAGGACGACGATGACGACGAGGAGGAGGACCAGAGGAGGAGGGAGAAGAAGCTCAAGTTAGTGGTGAAGCTGAACCAAGGGAGCGAGTCACCCAGTCGGGCTCACACGGTGGCGCGTGATTCGCACGCTTCGGAGGACGAGTGCGAGCGTAAGCCATTGAAGAAGAGGAGTATCAGCAATGGTCgggatgatgacgatgatgaacAAGACGAAGATGATGACCAGGGTGATGTCGAGGATGATGAG GAAAGAGGGAGGAAGGTGGACTTGAAGGAGCTCGATTCTGCCCCAG GGACGCCAACCGATCCTCGGTCTGGGGTTCCATTGCCTGACAAGAAGACACTGGAGTTGATTCTTGACAAACTTCAGAA GAAAGACACGTATGGTGTGTATGCAGAACCGGTTGATCCCGAGGAG CTTCCCGATTATCACGATGTGATTGATCATCCTATGGACTTTGCCACGGTGAGGAAGAAGTTGGCAAATGGATCGTACTCTACCTTGGAACAATTTGAG AATGATGTCTTCCTAATTTGCTCAAATGCAATCCAATATAATGCGCCGGACACCATATACTATAGACAG GCTCGTTCCATACAAGAATTGGCAATGAAGAAATTCGAGAGGCTAAGGATTGAAGTTGACCGGTCTGAGAAAGAGTTGAAGTCGGAGCAGAAAACAAGATCCAATTCCTTAATCAAGAAGCCTGGGAAGAAGCCATTCTGCCGAACCTCACAGGAGCCTGTTGGCTCTGATTTCTCCACCGGCGCCACTCTTGCCACCCTTGGAGATGTACAGAATGGTTTCAATACAAACCAAGGTGGTGGTTGTGAGAGGCCCAGTAACACCGATGTTGTTGTGGAGGGTAATCCTTCCCTAATTGATACTAATCTTGAGAAGGCAGAAGACTTATCATCAG GGAAGGGTCTACTCTCTAAATTGGGAAGGAAGCAATTTGTGCACGATGATAACCGCCGTGCAACTTATAACAATTCCAATCAGCCGGCAGTTATATCAGACTTGATATTTACAACCTTTGAGGGTGAACTTAAGCAGTTGATTGCT GTCGGGCTTCCTGCGGAATATTCGTATGCTAGGAGCTTGGCTCGTTTTGCTGCAACTCTTGGACCTGTTGCCTGGAAAGTTGCCTCTCAGAGAATTGAGCAGGCATTACCTGCTGGGTGCAAATTTGGTCGTGGTTGGGTTGGAGAGTATGAGCCACTTCAAACTCCTGTACTAATGCTCGAGAATTGCCCCCAGAAAGAACCTGGTTTAAGTCCAAAGTTGATGTCTAATGCTGAATTaagaaaagatggaaaaactaAGACTCGTGTTTCTGCTAAGGAGCTTCCTGTAATTGGGCCTACTTCGTCTACAAAACAATCTTCATCTGGTCCAGCTGGTGCTCATACTTCAGCAGGGAAATTATATGTCTCTGGCACTGCTGGAAATAAACTGAGTACACCTGATAATGCCATTTTCCAGAAGCAAAATCCACTATCTAGGAGTCTTTCCACGCCTGAAAATAGGGTTATTAAGCAATTTGAATTGAACTCTTTGCCCTCTGCCCATCAAAATAATGCTGAGCTTCTTGCTGAAAAGCAGTTCTCAAGTAATTCAGGAGTAGCAGATTCGAGGTCCAAAGAACCAGTATTGAGAAGCATAAATCTTCTGCAGTCTGAACCGATTAAGCAGCCTGATAAGGATGGAATTGTTACTCGACAAACAAATGGAAAAATCACCAACAACGATTTGAACAGTAAGATGAGTGGTCCATCTTCTGATGCCACACTGAATCACATGGCTAGAGGAACGAACTTTCCCCATGGACAGGAGCAGGGTCTTAGTGACCCAGTTCAATTGATGAGAATTTTGTCAGAAAGGGCCCAGATGCAACAGAAATCTTCAAATCAATCGTCAGTTGAAACCGCACAAGTCATGCCCTCAGTTCCATCTGTAAGGAGAGTTGACTCAGGCAATGCCGCAGCAGCAGCTGCCCGGGCATGGATGTCCATAGGGGCTGGAGGTTTTAAACAAGCGACAGAAAATTCCAGCTTCCCCAAAACTCCAATTTCTGCTAGTCCATCATACAACCCAACTCGGGAATTCCGTCCACAAATTTCCCAAATGCGGGCAGAGTTTCCTCTTTCAGGGGGGATGCAATCTCAGTCTGAGAGGAACTCTTTTCCCACGGCATTTGCACCACAACCTGTTCGCATGGGCAATGAAGCACAACTCCCAAACCGACCTATAGTTTTCCCTCAATTAGCCCCAGCTGACTTGTCTAGGTTTCAGGTGCAGTACCCTTGGCAAAGTCTCAGTCCTCGTACACAACCAAGGCCTAAACAGGAGGCACTTCCTCCAGACTTGAATATTGGTTTCCAGTCTCCAGGGTCTCCAGCAAGACCATCTTCTGGTGTTCTTGTTGATTCCCAGCAGCCAGACCTGGCTTTGCAACTCTGA
- the LOC108993881 gene encoding probable tetraacyldisaccharide 4'-kinase, mitochondrial — protein sequence MENLRVLVSEIAYARNHTKLSPLQRSLIPVLSFASSLYGLALSLRHYLYHLGIFRKHRLPVPVISVGNLTWGGNGKTPMVEFIARWLADSGISPLILTRGYAGGDEARMLVRHLLGGPAKIGVGANRAAVAASYFEKYGHVDPRSSTSYERLCLNKVESHLNSEKVGAVILDDGMQHWSLHHDLEIVMVNGLVLWGSCHLLPLGPLREPLTALKRADVAVIHHADMVSEQGLKDAELMIREVKESLPIFYTRMTPSNFFEVSNINSKLPLGVLCNAIILCVSAIGSANAFVNAIEKIGASFVDRLDFSDHHIFQARDVDLIRRRLEELEDKFGSKPVVVVTEKDYDRDREIFKGLHPSKVLVLCSALEFPSQKGCTEKGFKKLLEESLGVKLRGLN from the exons ATGGAGAACCTGAGAGTGCTGGTGAGCGAGATCGCTTACGCTCGGAACCACACGAAGCTCTCTCCTCTCCAACGCTCTCTCATCCCAGTCCTTTCATTCGCCTCATCTCTCTACGgacttgctctctctctccgacACTATCTCTACCACTTGGGCATCTTCCGCAAGCACCG GTTGCCGGTGCCGGTTATTAGTGTTGGGAATTTGACTTGGGGAGGCAATGGGAAGACACCCATGGTGGAGTTCATCGCTCGCTGGTTAGCTGACTCTGGAATTTCACCTCTCATTCTCACTCGG GGTTATGCTGGTGGGGATGAGGCTAGAATGCTTGTAAGGCATCTACTCGGGGGACCTGCAAAGATTGGTGTGGGCGCAAACCGGGCAGCTGTTGCTGcttcttattttgaaaaatatggtCACGTTGATCCTCGTAGTAGTACATCCTATGAGAGACTTTGCCTCAACAAAGTGGAGAGTCATCTTAATTCAGAAAAAGTTGGTGCTGTCATTCTAGATGATGGAATGCAG CACTGGAGCTTGCACCATGATCTGGAGATCGTAATGGTCAATGGATTAGTGCTGTGGGGCAGCTGTCATTTACTCCCACTTGGACCCTTAAGGGAGCCTTTAACTGCACTCAAACGGGCTGATGTTGCTGTCATCCATCATGCTGACATG GTTTCAGAACAAGGTCTCAAAGATGCAGAGCTTATGATTCGAGAAGTTAAAGAATCCCTCCCTATTTTCTACACTAGAATGACTCCCTCGAACTTTTTTGAAGTGTCAAATATTAATTCCAAACTACCCCTGGGAGTTTTGTGTAATGCCATCATATTATGTGTGTCTGCCATTGGTTCTGCAAATGCTTTTGTAAATGCGATAGAGAAG ATAGGAGCATCTTTTGTTGATAGACTTGACTTCAGTGACCATCACATCTTTCAAGCTAGG GATGTTGACCTGATCAGAAGGAGACTTGAAGAACTTGAGGATAAGTTTGGTTCCAAGCCAGTTGTTGTAGTAACAGAAAAG GATTATGATCGAGACAGAGAGATTTTTAAGGGCTTGCATCCTTCCAAAGTTTTGGTGCTTTGCTCTGCATTGGAATTTCCTTCTCAGAAAGGATGCACGGAGAAGGGATTCAAGAAGTTGTTGGAGGAATCACTTGGGGTAAAATTACGTGGTCTAAACTAG
- the LOC108993884 gene encoding lactoylglutathione lyase GLX1-like, with product MAIYKQFAYSVVLFLSLIGSSMAARIPSDDVLGWVKKDNHRFLHADIRVGDLNRTIKFYTESLGMKLLSQKYFSKQKYSKAVVGFGPQDTHFVLEFTCIHGVEKYEIGTAFGHIGIATQDIYAMVENIRVKGGVITREPAAGHSTIYAFGLDPDGYTYELIQSPPTPEPISQIMLHVADLDRAIKFYEKALGMNLLQKYDSPQEKFTLGMVGYGSNRTQTTVLELKYNYNVTEYTRGNGYAEVAIGTDNVYKSAAAVKLVTKELGGQIILPPGPISQSNTKITSFVDPEGFKTDLVDNKDYLKEVQKKE from the exons ATGGCTATTTACAAGCAGTTTGCTTATTCTGTTGTATTGTTCCTCTCCCTG ATTGGATCAAGCATGGCAGCTCGCATCCCCAGTGATGATGTGCTGGGATGGGTGAAGAAGGATAATCATCGTTTCCTCCATGCTGATATCAGAGTTGGTGATCTTAATCGGACCATTAA GTTTTACACAGAGTCTCTTGGAATGAAGCTCCTGAGCCAAAAATACTTCTCAAAACAGAAGTACTCAAAAGCAGTTGTGGGGTTTGGCCCTCAAGACACTCATTTCGTTTTGGAGTTTACATGCA TTCATGGAGTTGAAAAATACGAGATTGGGACTGCTTTTGGACATATTGGAATCGCCACTCAGGAT ATCTATGCCATGGTTGAAAACATTCGAGTAAAGGGTGGAGTGATCACCCGTGAACCAGCAGCAGGCCATTCGACCATCTACGCCTTTGGCCTGGATCCTGACGGCTATACCTATGAGCTCATCCAGAGTCCCCCTACTCCTGAGCCAATCAGTCAAATAATGCTTCATGTCGCCGATCTTGATCGTGCTATTAAGTTTTATGAAAAG GCTTTGGGGATGAACCTACTACAGAAGTATGATAGCCCGCAAGAGAAG TTCACTCTTGGTATGGTGGGATATGGATCCAATCGAACTCAGACTACTGTTCTggaattgaaatataattataacgTAACTGAGTACACAAGAGGAAACGGATATGCAGAG GTTGCCATTGGTACCGATAATGTATACAAGAGTGCTGCAGCTGTTAAACTGGTTACCAAAGAACTTGGAGGACAAATAATTCTACCACCAGGTCCAATTTCTCAATCCAACACCAAAATCACTTCTTTCGTTGATCCAGAAGGCTTTAAGACT GATTTGGTGGACAATAAAGATTATCTCAAGGAGGTGCAGAAGAAAGAGTGA